The genomic stretch CTCAAATATTTAGCTCAACTCCTCTGAAAAGACTTGTtcaaaaaataatcagaaaaacactttaattttaaGCGTTATTTAAATATTAGAAAACAAACTCTAACGTTGTGTGAATAGGCGCtattgtttcacattaaaaccaAAGTTTAATGCATTGTATGAACTTCAAATATCAAGGGTATGGTTCAAACCAAATAAATCAAGTTTTCAAACGCTTTCAAAGCATCCAGCAGCACATTTGAGtctgaaacatattttaatgaaacaaacagtTCAAAATAGTACATCTGTCAGAATTGGGTAATGCATATCAAGAAGACACTATGCATAAACTCCAATTCAAAGCAGATACCATACAATAGTAAACTAAAGGCTTCTCTGGTAACATTAAAATCAAACTGATTGTTTAAATCATCGAAATAACAGGGtgtacatttcatttcatttacagtCTGCAGCTTGTTTTAGACGGGTTCTGGAGAGAAGACGAAGAACGGGGCGGATGGGAGAGTTTGGCTCAAAGTTAACAGGAGGTGAACGTTTTCCAGAAGAAGTTCTTGCAACCGGCTTTGCGTTCTCTGGGTGGTATTGCAGGGTTGCCATTAGCAGACCTCTCCAGCTCGAGGCGTACTTCATTCTGTTCGGCTACACGGGATAGCTCGTCTGAAGATAAGGCATCGTTCTCTGACTGCGCGAGCTCGGACAACAATTCTGCAAGGGAATATTTTAACAGATCCTGCAAGGAGACAAAGAAAGCGCACCCAGTTTTATTCATTAATTCATCTCTTTTTTTATATCGGTATGTTGTCACAACCATGCAGCAAGTGTAATACAACGAAGTAGACGTttctgtagatttattttttctttttacgaAACATGATttgttatataaagaaaatataacgGAATTTCAAAGACCTTTGCTTGCTCTACACTCTATATAAAGCTACTGTATAGTCTTTCCGGTTTATTTCTTAAAGTTATTTACAACAATGTTGAAAGCCTGAAACAAACGAATTGCATATTCgcgatcaataataataataataataataataataataataataataataataattaattattattattattattattat from Polyodon spathula isolate WHYD16114869_AA chromosome 11, ASM1765450v1, whole genome shotgun sequence encodes the following:
- the LOC121323422 gene encoding somatostatin-like, with the translated sequence MLSSRLQCALTLLSLALAVSSVSAAPSDPRLRQVLQRTLATSAGKQDLLKYSLAELLSELAQSENDALSSDELSRVAEQNEVRLELERSANGNPAIPPRERKAGCKNFFWKTFTSC